In Paraburkholderia sprentiae WSM5005, a genomic segment contains:
- a CDS encoding molybdopterin-binding domain-containing protein has product MHSPSLDTSPPGPSATRAAALTRDWICPFCPLLCDDLVAACHDDGTLDVRDTECSRLAHALTHYGARDARCGCSVDGNEADRDAALARAAQWLTNARRPLFGGLATDVAGTRALYPLAAACGAILDHLHGDALTPATLALQDRGSFFTTLSEVRARADLLVFFGCQPSRRYPRFFTRALAGSELARELVFVGCEADPAAAGFAQTRIDTLLRDADAYDTLALWSALAEGRDAAALREGAGNGGDALASLHARIAGARYTVIVYEPAALPAPHAALLTEALNRIVKAVNRTTRAACLALGGDDGALTVNQTVTWLSGLPLRTRVSMPARVTGSAPLDHDPYRYRTARLLAEREVDALLWIASFAPQPWPASLDPALPLIVLGHPALADAARARGANTVFVPVATPGIDSGGHLFRVDGTVVMPLTAARGVALESVASIAAQLSGRLSERFSPREDQP; this is encoded by the coding sequence ATGCATAGCCCCTCCCTCGATACGTCGCCCCCCGGCCCGAGCGCCACGCGCGCCGCGGCGCTCACACGCGACTGGATCTGTCCGTTCTGCCCTTTGCTATGCGACGACCTGGTCGCCGCTTGCCACGACGACGGCACGCTCGACGTGCGGGACACCGAATGTTCGCGGCTCGCTCACGCGCTCACCCACTACGGCGCGCGGGACGCGCGCTGCGGTTGCAGCGTCGACGGCAACGAAGCGGACAGGGATGCGGCGCTGGCGCGCGCCGCGCAGTGGCTCACGAACGCGCGCCGCCCGCTGTTCGGCGGCCTCGCCACCGACGTCGCCGGCACCCGCGCGCTGTATCCGCTCGCTGCGGCCTGCGGCGCGATCCTCGATCATCTGCACGGCGATGCGCTGACGCCCGCCACGCTCGCATTGCAGGACCGCGGCTCGTTCTTCACGACACTGTCCGAAGTGCGCGCGCGCGCGGACCTGCTCGTGTTTTTCGGCTGTCAGCCGTCGCGGCGCTACCCGCGCTTTTTCACGCGCGCGCTAGCGGGCAGCGAACTCGCGCGCGAGCTGGTGTTCGTCGGCTGCGAGGCGGACCCGGCCGCGGCCGGCTTCGCGCAAACGCGCATCGACACGCTGCTGCGCGACGCTGATGCGTACGACACGCTCGCGCTATGGTCGGCGCTCGCCGAAGGACGCGACGCGGCGGCGCTGCGCGAAGGCGCCGGCAACGGCGGTGACGCGCTCGCGTCGTTGCACGCACGCATCGCCGGCGCGCGCTACACGGTGATCGTCTACGAACCGGCCGCACTGCCCGCGCCGCACGCGGCGCTGTTGACCGAAGCGCTGAACCGGATCGTGAAGGCCGTGAATCGCACGACGCGCGCCGCGTGTCTCGCGCTCGGCGGCGACGACGGCGCGTTGACGGTCAATCAGACGGTCACGTGGCTGTCCGGCTTGCCGCTGCGCACGCGCGTGTCGATGCCGGCGCGGGTCACGGGCAGCGCGCCGCTCGATCACGATCCGTACCGCTATCGCACGGCGCGGCTGCTCGCCGAACGCGAAGTGGATGCGCTGTTGTGGATCGCGAGCTTCGCTCCGCAGCCATGGCCCGCGTCGCTCGATCCCGCGCTTCCGTTGATCGTGCTCGGCCATCCGGCGCTCGCGGATGCCGCGAGAGCGCGCGGCGCGAACACCGTGTTCGTGCCGGTCGCGACCCCGGGCATCGACAGCGGCGGGCATCTGTTTCGCGTCGACGGTACGGTCGTGATGCCGCTCACCGCCGCGCGCGGTGTTGCGTTGGAGTCGGTGGCGTCGATTGCCGCGCAGTTGAGCGGGCGACTGAGCGAACGATTCAGTCCGCGCGAGGATCAGCCATGA
- the pqqE gene encoding pyrroloquinoline quinone biosynthesis protein PqqE: protein MTDLSQPNAQAGAQPQGSAAAEVPPPLWLLAELTYRCPLHCAFCYNPLDYTDHNRELTTAQWLDVLRDARALGAVQLGFSGGEPLVRDDVEVLVEEAHRLGFYTNLITSGVGLTDQRLGDLKAAGLDHIQLSFQDSTQQLNDFLSSTRTFELKQRVAVALKRHGFPMVMNCVLHRYNLPHVDKIIDMALALGAEYLELANTQYYGWARANQAQLMPTQEQLEEAEAVVARYRRTHGERCKIFFVVPDYFERRPKRCMNGWGAVFLGIAPDGAALPCHAARGLPGLTLPNVKDMPLREIWYDSDAFNRFRGLHWMKEPCRSCDEKERDLGGCRCQAFLLTGDPANADPVCDKSPFHESVIKIVQRAASASAAQTAASATAREQPILFRNDANSRKFAAAADEPGNGDDDRASPGARS, encoded by the coding sequence ATGACCGATCTCTCCCAACCGAACGCCCAAGCCGGCGCGCAGCCGCAGGGCAGCGCGGCCGCCGAAGTGCCGCCGCCGCTGTGGCTGCTCGCGGAGCTGACCTATCGCTGTCCGCTGCACTGCGCGTTCTGCTACAACCCGCTCGACTACACCGATCACAACCGAGAACTGACCACCGCGCAATGGCTCGACGTGCTGCGCGACGCGCGCGCGCTCGGCGCGGTGCAGCTCGGCTTTTCGGGCGGCGAGCCGCTGGTGCGCGACGACGTCGAGGTCCTCGTCGAAGAAGCGCACCGGCTCGGCTTCTATACGAACCTGATTACCTCGGGCGTCGGACTCACCGATCAGCGCCTCGGCGATCTGAAGGCCGCCGGGCTCGATCACATCCAGCTATCCTTCCAGGATTCGACGCAGCAGTTGAACGACTTCCTGAGCAGCACGCGCACGTTCGAGCTGAAACAGCGCGTCGCCGTCGCGCTCAAACGGCACGGCTTTCCGATGGTGATGAACTGCGTGCTGCATCGCTACAACCTGCCGCACGTCGACAAGATCATCGATATGGCACTCGCGTTGGGCGCCGAATATCTGGAGCTTGCGAACACGCAGTACTACGGCTGGGCGCGCGCGAATCAGGCGCAACTCATGCCGACGCAAGAACAGCTCGAAGAAGCCGAAGCGGTGGTCGCGCGTTATCGCCGCACCCACGGCGAGCGCTGCAAGATCTTCTTCGTCGTACCCGACTACTTCGAGCGGCGTCCGAAGCGCTGCATGAACGGCTGGGGCGCGGTGTTTCTCGGCATCGCGCCCGACGGCGCCGCGCTGCCGTGTCACGCGGCGCGCGGCCTGCCCGGCCTGACGCTGCCGAACGTGAAAGACATGCCGCTGCGTGAGATCTGGTACGACAGCGACGCGTTCAACCGCTTTCGCGGCTTGCACTGGATGAAGGAGCCGTGCCGCAGCTGCGACGAAAAGGAACGCGACCTCGGCGGCTGCCGCTGCCAGGCCTTCCTGCTCACCGGCGACCCGGCCAACGCCGACCCCGTCTGCGACAAATCGCCGTTTCACGAAAGCGTGATCAAGATCGTTCAGCGCGCGGCATCGGCATCTGCAGCGCAAACCGCGGCGAGTGCCACGGCCCGCGAACAGCCGATCCTGTTCCGCAACGACGCGAACTCGCGCAAGTTCGCGGCGGCGGCTGACGAGCCCGGCAACGGCGACGATGACCGAGCATCACCGGGAGCCCGATCATGA
- the fhcD gene encoding formylmethanofuran--tetrahydromethanopterin N-formyltransferase: MNAPAPLDINGTAIDATFAEAFPMKATRLVITAHTPTWAMHAANSLAGFATSVIGCGCEAGIERALAPEATPDGRPGVAVLLFAVSSKELAKQIGRRVGQCVLTCPSTAVYGGIDPATSRAPLSDPAPLGSALRFFGDGWQIAKMIDAGNGPTRYWRVPVMDGEFVCEDTAATVKAVGGGNLLLLARDQGAALAAAEAAVAAMRRLPNVIMPFPGGIVRSGSKIGSKYAGATASTNDAFCPSLIGLARRSELSAEVGCVLEIVIDGLTDADVGAAMTAGIDAAAGLGRAAGVLRISAGNYGGKLGPYHFHLHELAAGLDGSRA, encoded by the coding sequence ATGAACGCTCCCGCCCCGCTCGACATCAACGGCACCGCGATCGACGCGACCTTTGCCGAAGCCTTTCCGATGAAGGCGACCCGGCTCGTGATCACCGCGCACACGCCGACGTGGGCGATGCACGCGGCGAACTCGCTGGCGGGCTTCGCGACCTCGGTGATCGGCTGCGGCTGCGAGGCGGGCATCGAGCGCGCGCTCGCGCCCGAGGCAACGCCCGACGGCCGGCCCGGCGTCGCGGTGCTGTTGTTCGCGGTGTCGTCGAAGGAGCTTGCGAAGCAGATCGGGCGGCGCGTCGGACAGTGCGTGCTCACCTGCCCGAGCACGGCCGTGTATGGCGGCATCGATCCGGCCACGAGCCGCGCGCCGCTGTCGGACCCGGCGCCGCTCGGCAGCGCGCTGCGCTTTTTCGGCGACGGCTGGCAGATCGCAAAGATGATCGACGCAGGCAACGGGCCCACGCGTTACTGGCGCGTGCCGGTGATGGACGGCGAGTTCGTCTGCGAAGACACGGCGGCGACGGTCAAGGCCGTCGGCGGCGGCAACCTGCTGCTGCTCGCGCGCGACCAGGGCGCCGCGCTCGCGGCCGCCGAAGCCGCGGTCGCGGCGATGCGCCGGCTGCCGAACGTGATCATGCCGTTTCCCGGCGGCATCGTCCGCTCGGGCTCGAAGATCGGCTCGAAGTACGCGGGCGCGACCGCGTCGACCAACGACGCGTTCTGCCCGAGCCTGATCGGCCTCGCGCGGCGCAGCGAGTTGAGCGCGGAGGTGGGCTGCGTGCTGGAGATCGTCATCGACGGCCTGACCGACGCCGACGTCGGCGCCGCGATGACGGCCGGTATCGACGCGGCCGCCGGACTCGGCCGCGCGGCCGGCGTGCTGCGAATTTCGGCCGGCAACTATGGCGGCAAGCTCGGGCCGTACCACTTTCACTTGCACGAACTGGCGGCGGGGCTCGACGGGAGCCGCGCATGA
- a CDS encoding alpha/beta fold hydrolase has translation MTIRRASHRIRPAAALEAHTLRTRDGHRVWYALAGARDGVPVAVLHGGPGSGSQSSVLRLFDLQRFRVVLIDQRGTGASTPHGSVRHNRTDYLIADLEAIRARLGFARWGVFGGSWGAALALAYAGQCPQSVTGVVLRGLFLTSAREVRGLFVTSRKRAPRAWSRLRAAACCKQAATLAARCAASLQYGANEARQRTLALAWRGYENAVLASASPPRAAQRLANQRHARDSQRHARKLIGKYRIQAHYLAHRCWLGETRLLSLARRAAAAGVPIAAVHGSRDPVCPRGNPRRLARAVPSARVEYVSAAGHLTSDPALHARVAHVLAAMFVPTVDEGRSNLRRAA, from the coding sequence ATGACGATCCGCCGCGCGTCGCACCGCATCCGACCAGCCGCTGCGCTCGAAGCGCATACCCTGCGCACGCGCGATGGTCATCGCGTCTGGTACGCGCTCGCCGGCGCGCGCGACGGCGTGCCGGTCGCGGTGCTGCACGGCGGCCCGGGCAGCGGCAGTCAATCCAGCGTGCTGCGGCTCTTCGATCTGCAGCGCTTTCGCGTCGTGCTGATCGACCAGCGCGGCACCGGTGCATCGACGCCGCACGGCAGCGTGCGCCACAACCGCACCGACTATCTGATCGCCGATCTCGAAGCGATTCGCGCACGGCTCGGCTTCGCGCGCTGGGGCGTGTTCGGCGGATCGTGGGGCGCGGCGCTCGCGCTCGCGTATGCGGGACAGTGTCCGCAGTCGGTGACGGGCGTCGTGCTGCGCGGCCTGTTTCTGACGTCCGCACGCGAAGTGCGCGGCTTGTTCGTCACGTCGCGCAAGCGTGCGCCGCGTGCGTGGTCGAGACTGCGCGCCGCCGCTTGCTGCAAGCAAGCCGCGACGCTAGCCGCGCGTTGCGCCGCGAGCTTGCAATACGGCGCGAACGAAGCGCGACAACGCACGCTCGCGCTAGCCTGGCGCGGCTATGAAAACGCGGTGCTCGCGAGCGCATCGCCGCCACGCGCCGCACAACGGCTGGCGAACCAGCGACACGCACGCGACTCGCAACGCCACGCCCGCAAGCTGATCGGCAAGTACCGGATTCAGGCGCACTACCTCGCGCATCGCTGCTGGCTCGGCGAAACCCGTTTGCTCTCGCTCGCGCGTCGCGCGGCCGCGGCCGGCGTGCCGATCGCGGCCGTGCACGGCTCGCGCGATCCGGTGTGTCCGCGCGGCAATCCGCGGCGCCTCGCTCGCGCGGTGCCGTCCGCGCGCGTCGAGTATGTGAGCGCGGCAGGTCATCTGACGAGCGACCCCGCGCTGCACGCGCGCGTCGCGCACGTGCTCGCCGCGATGTTCGTTCCCACCGTCGACGAGGGGCGCAGCAACCTGCGTCGCGCGGCATGA
- a CDS encoding cytochrome b, whose translation MTTANSANAKPDIDVDAHASVGGPRYAGLLIALHWLIALGIVGLLALGLYMVGLPKGLPVKATLINLHKSLGLTVFLLVLLRIAARLVLHRPPLPPMPPWQRAAARTTQGLLYVGMVAMPLAGYLGSSFNTYGTRFWGILLPKWGWDDAHLRALFFGLHHAIAYALIVLIVLHVAGAFKHQWIDRDNLLARMLP comes from the coding sequence ATGACGACAGCGAATTCTGCCAACGCGAAGCCTGATATCGACGTCGACGCACACGCCAGCGTCGGCGGCCCGCGCTATGCCGGGCTGCTGATCGCGCTGCATTGGCTGATCGCGCTCGGCATCGTCGGACTGCTCGCGCTCGGGCTTTATATGGTCGGATTGCCGAAGGGCTTGCCTGTCAAAGCGACGCTGATCAATCTGCACAAGTCGCTCGGACTGACGGTTTTCCTGCTGGTGCTTTTGCGCATCGCCGCGCGGCTGGTCCTTCACCGGCCTCCGCTACCGCCGATGCCACCGTGGCAACGCGCCGCCGCGCGCACTACGCAGGGTCTTTTATATGTCGGCATGGTGGCGATGCCGCTTGCCGGGTACCTCGGCTCGTCGTTCAACACCTACGGCACGCGCTTCTGGGGCATCCTGCTGCCGAAGTGGGGCTGGGACGACGCGCATCTGCGCGCGCTGTTCTTCGGCCTTCACCACGCCATCGCCTACGCGCTGATCGTGCTGATCGTGCTGCACGTGGCGGGCGCGTTCAAGCATCAGTGGATCGATCGCGACAACCTGCTGGCGAGGATGCTGCCATGA
- the pqqB gene encoding pyrroloquinoline quinone biosynthesis protein PqqB: protein MKIKVLGSAAGGGFPQWNCNCRNCDGVRRGTVKATRRTQSSIAVSTNGEDWLLVNASPDLLAQIAAHRELQPARRARDSGIAAVLVIDAQIDHVTGLLMLRERDTPLPLYATDAVWQDLRSGLPIAPILSHYCGVEHRRIALDGAPLAVAALPGIRIDALPLSSKAPPYSPHRDAPERGDNIGLMLTNLQSGRRVFYAPGLGAIEPHVLAAMREADLLLVDGTLWTGDEMIRLGLSKKTAADMGHLPQSGAGGMIETLDSLGANRKVLIHINNTNPILIEDGPERRELGEHGIEVAYDGMSFQL from the coding sequence ATGAAGATCAAGGTACTCGGCTCGGCGGCGGGTGGCGGCTTTCCGCAGTGGAACTGCAATTGCCGCAATTGCGACGGCGTGCGTCGCGGCACGGTGAAGGCGACGCGCCGCACGCAGTCGTCGATCGCGGTCAGCACGAACGGCGAGGACTGGCTGCTCGTCAACGCATCGCCCGATCTGCTCGCGCAGATCGCCGCGCATCGCGAGCTTCAGCCGGCTCGGCGCGCGCGCGACAGCGGCATTGCCGCGGTACTCGTGATCGACGCGCAGATCGACCACGTGACCGGCCTCTTGATGCTGCGCGAACGCGATACGCCGCTGCCGCTGTACGCGACCGATGCGGTCTGGCAAGACCTGCGCTCCGGCTTGCCGATCGCGCCGATCCTGTCGCACTACTGCGGAGTCGAGCATCGCCGTATTGCGCTCGACGGCGCGCCGCTCGCCGTCGCGGCGCTGCCCGGCATCCGCATCGACGCGCTGCCGCTATCGAGCAAGGCGCCGCCGTACTCGCCGCATCGCGACGCGCCGGAGCGTGGCGACAACATCGGACTCATGCTGACGAACCTGCAATCGGGCCGGCGCGTGTTCTACGCGCCGGGACTAGGCGCAATCGAGCCGCACGTGCTCGCGGCGATGCGCGAGGCCGATCTGCTGCTCGTCGACGGCACGCTATGGACCGGCGACGAAATGATCCGCCTCGGCCTGTCGAAGAAGACGGCGGCGGATATGGGCCATCTGCCGCAGAGCGGCGCGGGCGGCATGATCGAAACACTCGATTCGCTCGGCGCGAACCGCAAAGTGCTGATCCATATCAACAACACGAATCCGATCCTGATCGAAGACGGCCCCGAGCGGCGCGAGCTAGGCGAGCATGGGATCGAGGTTGCCTACGACGGAATGAGCTTCCAGCTTTGA
- a CDS encoding formylmethanofuran dehydrogenase subunit C encodes MSTTRLRAKTPPGFRVDAAALSPAALASMSVAEIERIVLPGGNERCAVGDVFEVSRDPAPASGDEMATLLIDGAARWLDRLGAQMDRGRLIARGPVGDYSGFRMSGGLLDIDGDAGHFTGCEMHGGRLAVRGDSGDFAAGALTGDMEGMSGGTLTIHGNAGARLADRMRRGLVLVGGNAGDFAASRLVAGTVGVAGQLGAHYAYAMRRGTLLLAHRPEPAPPPSFTGGGHGFDVFWSLLIRSLAAEIAPFSQWRADRLPVRLTGDLAVDGRGEILIVG; translated from the coding sequence ATGAGCACGACCAGGTTGCGTGCGAAGACACCGCCCGGCTTTCGCGTCGATGCCGCGGCGCTGTCACCGGCGGCGCTGGCCAGCATGAGCGTGGCCGAGATCGAGCGCATCGTGCTGCCGGGCGGCAACGAGCGCTGTGCGGTCGGCGACGTATTCGAGGTTTCGCGCGATCCCGCACCCGCGTCCGGCGACGAGATGGCCACGCTGCTGATCGACGGCGCCGCGCGGTGGCTCGATCGGCTCGGCGCGCAGATGGACCGGGGAAGGCTCATCGCGCGCGGCCCGGTCGGCGACTACAGCGGCTTCAGGATGAGCGGCGGCTTACTCGACATCGACGGCGACGCGGGGCACTTCACCGGCTGCGAAATGCACGGCGGGCGCCTCGCGGTGCGCGGCGATAGCGGCGATTTCGCCGCCGGTGCGCTGACGGGCGACATGGAGGGCATGAGCGGCGGCACGCTGACGATCCACGGCAACGCGGGCGCACGGCTCGCCGACCGGATGCGCCGCGGCCTCGTGCTGGTCGGCGGCAACGCGGGCGACTTCGCCGCGTCGCGGCTGGTGGCGGGGACCGTCGGCGTGGCGGGGCAACTGGGCGCGCATTATGCCTATGCAATGAGGCGCGGCACGCTGCTGCTCGCGCACCGGCCCGAGCCTGCGCCGCCCCCGAGTTTCACCGGCGGCGGACACGGATTCGACGTATTCTGGTCATTGCTCATACGCAGTCTCGCAGCCGAAATCGCGCCGTTTTCGCAGTGGCGCGCGGATCGTTTGCCGGTCCGTTTGACGGGCGACCTTGCGGTCGACGGCCGCGGCGAAATACTGATCGTCGGCTAA
- a CDS encoding response regulator, which yields MSADTISVLLVDDHAVVREGYRRLLELNADVEVCGEAGDAAQAYQRFCALRPDVVVMDVSLPGASGIEAMRRMLAREPDARVLIFSVHEESIFVRRALDAGALGYVTKASAPDVLVEAVRAIARRAGYLSPDISQALALRTAFNEGPPGRQLSAREFEVLRLLVQGYTLPSIAEKLGLSQKTVANHQSVIRQKFGADNGVQLAQMASRLGLHFTGSASPA from the coding sequence ATGAGCGCCGACACCATTTCCGTCCTACTCGTCGACGACCATGCGGTCGTGCGCGAAGGCTACCGGCGTCTGCTCGAACTGAACGCCGACGTCGAGGTATGCGGCGAAGCGGGCGACGCCGCACAAGCCTACCAGCGTTTTTGCGCGCTGCGGCCCGATGTCGTCGTGATGGACGTGTCGCTGCCGGGCGCAAGCGGCATCGAAGCGATGCGGCGCATGCTCGCGCGCGAGCCGGACGCGCGCGTGCTGATTTTCAGCGTGCATGAGGAATCGATCTTCGTGCGGCGCGCGCTCGATGCCGGCGCGCTCGGCTACGTCACCAAGGCGAGCGCACCCGACGTGCTGGTCGAAGCGGTGCGCGCGATCGCCCGGCGCGCCGGCTATCTGAGCCCGGACATCTCGCAGGCGCTGGCGCTGCGCACCGCGTTCAACGAAGGGCCGCCGGGGCGTCAGTTGTCGGCGCGCGAGTTCGAGGTGCTGCGACTGCTCGTGCAAGGCTATACGCTGCCGAGCATCGCCGAAAAGCTGGGCTTGAGTCAGAAGACGGTGGCCAACCACCAATCGGTCATCCGGCAGAAGTTCGGCGCCGACAACGGCGTGCAGCTCGCGCAGATGGCAAGCCGCCTCGGACTTCACTTCACGGGCTCGGCCAGTCCCGCCTGA
- the pqqD gene encoding pyrroloquinoline quinone biosynthesis peptide chaperone PqqD, translated as MNDSTRAEPATPLAIAKPFRLQWEPAQNAHVLLYPEGMVKLNQSAGEILKRCDGTRDIDALIAELEHAFNTTGIGSEVRAFIADAHGRGWLE; from the coding sequence ATGAACGACTCCACACGTGCCGAACCCGCCACGCCGCTCGCGATCGCGAAGCCATTCCGCCTGCAATGGGAGCCCGCGCAGAACGCGCACGTGCTGCTGTATCCGGAGGGCATGGTGAAGCTCAATCAAAGCGCCGGAGAAATCCTCAAGCGCTGCGACGGCACACGCGACATCGATGCGCTGATCGCGGAGCTCGAACACGCGTTCAACACGACCGGCATCGGCAGCGAGGTGCGGGCCTTCATCGCCGACGCGCATGGGCGCGGCTGGCTGGAGTAG
- a CDS encoding formylmethanofuran dehydrogenase subunit A, protein MTLVRLKGGTLFDPANHVDGERRDLTFRDGRIVDVPPTTPADREYDATGMIVMAGGIDLHSHIGGGKTNLSRLLLPEDHRADAPREAAYEAVRDDNGRYLRLPSCGVCTPGTLATGYRYAEMGYTAAFEPAMMPSNARHTHLEMGDTPIIDHGAYVMLGNDELFLRMLAARDDFERLRDYVGWTIDASKALGVKVVNPGGISAFKFNQRSLDVDEPHAHYGITPRDVLRTLTRALTELRVPHPLHVHTSNLGVPGNLVSTIATMDAADGLPIHLTHIQFHSYGTDGSRKFSSGARQIAEAVNARPNVSIDVGQIIFGQTVTASGDTMMQFRNAPLARPHKWVVGDIECDAGCGVLPFRYREQSYVNALQWIIGLEIFLLVDDPWRVAMTTDHPNGGPFTSYPHLIRLLMDKPFRDEQLAKLHPEAQVASALPELKREFSLYEIAIITRAGPARLLGLHDRGHLGAGAAADIAVYRDQPDRERMFTSPAYVFKDGELVARDGTLVATPTGGIHFVAPQYDRGIEKTLRAYSDANLASNFAHAAISDDEACRCCRGGRLLPVECLT, encoded by the coding sequence ATGACGCTCGTCCGGCTCAAGGGCGGCACGCTGTTCGACCCGGCTAACCACGTCGACGGTGAGCGCCGCGACCTGACGTTCCGCGACGGCCGCATCGTCGACGTACCGCCGACCACGCCCGCCGATCGCGAATACGACGCGACCGGCATGATCGTGATGGCCGGCGGCATCGACCTGCATTCGCATATCGGTGGCGGCAAGACCAATCTGTCGCGCCTGCTGCTGCCCGAGGACCATCGCGCCGATGCGCCGCGCGAGGCCGCCTACGAAGCGGTGCGCGATGACAACGGCCGCTATCTGCGTCTGCCGTCGTGCGGCGTGTGCACGCCGGGCACGCTCGCGACCGGCTACCGCTACGCCGAAATGGGCTACACGGCCGCGTTCGAGCCGGCGATGATGCCGTCCAACGCACGCCACACGCACCTCGAGATGGGTGACACGCCGATCATCGATCACGGCGCGTACGTGATGCTCGGCAACGACGAACTGTTCCTGCGCATGCTGGCCGCGCGCGACGACTTCGAACGTCTGCGCGATTACGTCGGCTGGACGATCGACGCGAGCAAGGCGCTCGGCGTCAAGGTGGTGAACCCCGGCGGCATCTCGGCGTTCAAGTTCAATCAGCGCTCGCTCGACGTCGACGAGCCGCACGCGCACTACGGCATCACGCCGCGCGACGTGCTGCGCACGCTGACGCGCGCGCTGACCGAGCTGCGCGTGCCGCATCCGCTGCATGTGCACACCAGCAATCTCGGCGTGCCCGGCAACCTCGTTTCGACGATCGCGACGATGGACGCCGCCGACGGCCTGCCGATTCATCTGACGCATATCCAGTTTCACAGCTATGGCACCGACGGTTCACGCAAGTTTTCGTCGGGCGCGCGGCAGATTGCCGAGGCCGTGAACGCACGCCCGAACGTATCGATCGACGTCGGCCAGATCATCTTCGGGCAGACCGTCACGGCCTCGGGTGACACGATGATGCAGTTCCGCAATGCGCCGCTCGCAAGGCCGCACAAGTGGGTCGTCGGCGATATCGAGTGCGATGCGGGCTGCGGCGTTCTACCGTTTCGCTACCGCGAACAGAGCTATGTGAACGCGCTGCAATGGATCATCGGGCTCGAGATTTTTCTGCTCGTCGACGACCCGTGGCGCGTCGCGATGACCACCGACCATCCGAACGGCGGCCCGTTCACCAGCTATCCGCATCTGATTCGCCTGCTGATGGACAAGCCGTTTCGCGATGAGCAGCTTGCGAAGCTGCATCCCGAAGCGCAGGTCGCCAGTGCGCTGCCGGAGCTCAAGCGCGAATTCTCACTGTACGAGATTGCGATCATCACGCGCGCCGGTCCCGCGCGGCTGCTCGGCCTACACGATCGCGGCCATCTCGGCGCGGGCGCGGCGGCGGATATCGCCGTCTATCGCGACCAGCCGGACCGCGAGCGGATGTTCACGTCGCCGGCCTATGTGTTCAAGGACGGCGAACTGGTTGCGCGCGACGGCACGCTGGTCGCGACGCCGACGGGTGGCATCCACTTCGTCGCGCCGCAGTACGATCGTGGCATCGAGAAGACGTTGCGCGCGTATAGCGATGCCAATCTCGCGAGCAACTTCGCCCATGCCGCGATCAGCGACGACGAGGCGTGCCGCTGCTGCCGCGGCGGACGGCTGTTGCCCGTCGAATGCCTAACCTGA
- the pqqC gene encoding pyrroloquinoline-quinone synthase PqqC, with protein sequence MNAKDIQHMTPTRDANTSTQGTDQPAWSREEFEAQLRAKGTAYHIHHPFNVKMNSGGCSREQIRGWVANRFYYQINIPLKDAAILSNCPDRETRRRWVLRILDHDGYDGAEGGIETWARLADAVGLTRDELWSLEHVTPGVRFAVDAYVNFARRAPWQEAVCSSLTEMFAPQVHRDRLASWPEHYPWIDPEGLAYFRSRISLAQRDVQHGLEVTLAHFTRRDQQERALEILQFKLDILWTMLDSIEKAFAQ encoded by the coding sequence ATGAACGCGAAAGACATCCAGCACATGACACCGACACGCGACGCGAATACATCGACCCAAGGCACCGACCAGCCCGCCTGGAGCCGTGAAGAATTCGAGGCGCAGTTGCGCGCGAAGGGCACCGCGTATCACATCCACCACCCGTTCAACGTGAAGATGAATAGCGGTGGCTGCTCGCGCGAGCAGATTCGCGGCTGGGTCGCGAACCGCTTCTACTATCAGATCAACATTCCGCTGAAGGATGCCGCCATATTGTCGAACTGCCCGGACCGCGAGACGCGCCGCCGCTGGGTGCTGCGCATTCTCGATCACGACGGCTACGACGGCGCGGAAGGCGGCATCGAAACCTGGGCGCGTCTCGCGGACGCGGTCGGCTTGACGCGCGACGAACTGTGGTCGCTCGAACACGTGACGCCGGGCGTGCGCTTCGCCGTCGACGCGTATGTGAATTTCGCGCGTCGCGCGCCGTGGCAGGAAGCGGTGTGCTCGTCGCTGACCGAGATGTTCGCGCCGCAGGTGCATCGCGACCGGCTCGCGAGCTGGCCCGAGCATTATCCGTGGATCGATCCCGAGGGCCTCGCGTATTTCCGCTCGCGCATCTCGCTCGCGCAGCGCGACGTGCAGCACGGGCTCGAAGTCACGCTAGCCCACTTCACGCGACGCGATCAGCAGGAACGGGCGCTCGAGATCCTGCAGTTCAAGCTCGACATTCTGTGGACCATGCTCGATTCGATCGAGAAGGCGTTTGCGCAATGA